One genomic region from Reichenbachiella ulvae encodes:
- a CDS encoding 3-phosphoshikimate 1-carboxyvinyltransferase — MSDAILLKKHDPKVELTVPLTSSKSESNRALLIQKLGHDQAALDNLSTARDTVTMKRLLSSDEEMLDVLDAGTVMRFMTAYLATGSQSRKITGTPRMCKRPIKILAEALNDLGANISYLGEEGYPPLQFEPFGTQKTEELTIPGNISSQYISALLMIAPTLPKGLTLQLEGEIYSRPYIEMTLNLMKHFGIESSFEGKTISVKPQAYQGNSYTIESDWSGASYWYSIAALASDADITLKGLREKSNQGDSAIVQIMEGLGVKSEFDGDSVRLTPCEIQSHLDIDFKSCPDLAQTVFVCAAVKGVSLKMTGLESLRIKETDRTAAMATELAKLGAKLEETSAGVWELTPMPAGQEVSQPITFDSYDDHRMAMALAPVCMHYDVIINEPEVVVKSYPEYWDHLKMAGIQISEK; from the coding sequence ATGAGTGACGCGATACTTCTCAAAAAACATGACCCAAAAGTGGAATTGACAGTGCCCCTGACCTCTTCTAAGAGCGAAAGCAATAGGGCCTTACTCATACAAAAACTGGGACATGATCAGGCTGCTTTGGACAATCTATCCACAGCCAGAGATACAGTTACCATGAAAAGATTGTTGTCTTCTGATGAGGAAATGCTGGATGTATTGGATGCCGGTACGGTGATGCGTTTTATGACAGCCTATTTGGCAACTGGTTCTCAGTCACGTAAGATCACTGGTACGCCGCGCATGTGTAAACGTCCCATCAAAATATTGGCAGAGGCATTGAACGATTTAGGAGCCAACATCAGCTACCTGGGAGAGGAAGGATATCCACCCTTGCAGTTCGAACCATTTGGGACGCAAAAGACTGAAGAGTTAACTATACCTGGCAATATCAGTAGCCAGTATATCTCGGCGCTGCTGATGATCGCACCTACTTTACCAAAAGGATTGACCTTACAACTAGAAGGGGAAATCTACAGTCGACCGTATATCGAAATGACATTGAACCTAATGAAGCACTTTGGTATAGAAAGTAGCTTCGAAGGAAAAACCATAAGCGTAAAACCACAGGCCTACCAGGGCAATAGCTATACCATCGAATCAGATTGGTCAGGAGCGAGTTACTGGTACAGCATTGCGGCATTGGCCTCTGATGCCGATATCACACTAAAAGGATTGAGAGAAAAATCCAATCAGGGCGACAGTGCCATCGTGCAGATCATGGAAGGTTTAGGCGTCAAATCAGAATTCGATGGTGACAGTGTGCGTTTGACCCCATGTGAGATTCAATCTCATTTGGATATTGATTTCAAATCCTGTCCAGATCTGGCTCAGACCGTATTTGTATGTGCAGCAGTGAAAGGAGTGAGCCTGAAAATGACTGGGTTGGAAAGTCTGAGAATCAAAGAAACAGATCGTACAGCGGCTATGGCTACTGAGCTAGCTAAGCTGGGAGCTAAACTAGAAGAGACTTCAGCAGGCGTTTGGGAACTGACTCCAATGCCAGCAGGTCAGGAGGTGAGTCAGCCGATCACTTTTGATAGCTATGACGATCACCGGATGGCGATGGCTTTGGCGCCCGTGTGTATGCACTATGATGTGATCATCAACGAACCAGAAGTAGTCGTAAAGTCCTACCCTGAATACTGGGATCACCTGAAAATGGCCGGTATTCAAATTAGCGAAAAATAG
- a CDS encoding MFS transporter: protein MNQTKVLIFIVLAQFFCTSVWFASNSVMPALMAAYSFPDQAMGWLTSAVQLGFICGTLFYAFFNLADRHSPSRVFFVSALLAALSNSAVLLLSPEIVLFTVFRFFVGFFLAGIYPVGMKIAADYFEKGLGRSLGFLVGALVLGTALPHLLRSLLIELPWQAVFVSTSVLCLIGGLLILVFVPDGPFRRPGSGVNFQHTLRVFKIPAFREAAIGYFGHMWELYTFWALVPAILAMQRVEPYQVSILSFVIIAIGAGACVLAGLSSQRWGSGNVARLSLMVSALCCLVSPFVLLYAPTFIGYLFLAVWGTFVIADSPMFSKLVASSAIPELKGSALTLVNCLGFALTIFSIQLLDFLKSSYALPYLLPLLAIGPVVGLLMGPKYSNLERKQK from the coding sequence GTGAATCAGACCAAAGTATTAATCTTTATCGTTTTGGCTCAGTTTTTCTGCACTTCGGTGTGGTTTGCGAGCAATTCCGTAATGCCAGCCTTGATGGCGGCCTATAGTTTTCCGGATCAGGCGATGGGTTGGCTGACTTCTGCAGTGCAATTGGGATTTATTTGCGGCACCTTATTCTACGCATTTTTCAATTTAGCAGATCGCCATTCTCCTTCGCGAGTGTTTTTTGTGAGTGCCCTACTGGCTGCACTTAGCAATTCCGCTGTTCTATTATTATCTCCAGAAATTGTTCTTTTTACAGTATTCCGATTTTTCGTTGGGTTTTTCCTCGCAGGGATCTATCCAGTCGGGATGAAAATTGCCGCTGACTATTTCGAGAAAGGCTTAGGTAGGTCTTTGGGTTTTTTGGTTGGGGCTCTGGTATTAGGAACTGCATTGCCCCATTTGCTCCGATCTTTATTGATTGAACTCCCCTGGCAAGCAGTATTTGTGTCAACCTCAGTTCTTTGCCTAATTGGTGGTTTGTTGATTCTGGTTTTTGTGCCAGACGGGCCTTTTCGTCGACCAGGATCTGGAGTTAATTTTCAACATACCTTGCGGGTTTTTAAAATCCCCGCATTCCGAGAGGCAGCCATTGGGTACTTTGGGCATATGTGGGAGTTGTATACTTTTTGGGCTTTGGTGCCGGCAATTCTTGCCATGCAAAGGGTTGAACCTTATCAGGTTTCTATTCTATCGTTTGTCATCATTGCCATAGGAGCTGGAGCTTGCGTACTCGCAGGATTAAGTTCACAGAGATGGGGCAGTGGTAATGTGGCGCGTTTGAGCCTGATGGTCTCTGCATTGTGCTGTTTGGTTTCACCATTCGTGCTGCTCTATGCACCTACATTTATTGGTTATTTGTTTTTAGCGGTTTGGGGAACTTTTGTTATCGCCGATTCACCTATGTTTTCTAAGTTGGTAGCCTCTTCAGCCATCCCTGAGCTGAAAGGTAGCGCCTTGACCTTAGTCAACTGTCTGGGGTTTGCTCTTACCATCTTCAGTATCCAATTGTTGGATTTCTTGAAGAGTTCCTATGCACTTCCATATCTACTACCACTTTTGGCCATCGGTCCGGTTGTTGGCTTGCTGATGGGACCAAAATATTCAAATCTGGAAAGGAAGCAGAAATAA
- a CDS encoding HAMP domain-containing methyl-accepting chemotaxis protein, translated as MKVKSFFQNMNVTIGKKIRTSFLVLILVILFNVVYTSLTLNTSIGVLNTISDEVNPTLETLRDFNNLISESKTYSTNWVYISTYQKDKEKLTEIHNTLYPAQKEKVLSMVDKMELAEEKEELTSIIDSYEKILADQKTVMESLQTGMDYEDPMTVFICEDLIESNIVPQSDDLIERLNATIEIKNQHSEELKETMQSSFSSLTTTIIFLGVVAAVFAFLISNWLSRNITSPIKYLQETISQIQIGKIPEKITIKNRDEIGAMSEGINSVIEGFRSSSEFAEQIGKGNLNADFTSLSSEDALGNALLAMRNNLIRVIEETNEVVKLAGQEGMLEARVNVDDKDGAWKDLASAVNDLLHSFATPIVEVKRIIAAMAEGDLRPHYNGEGKGEIRLLIDSLNTASDNLNTLIANIVKNAAIVDESSLEMLNASVEMNSNTDEIASAIAQMSSGAQNQVVKVDESSNLVESILNSSNEMRSKAESINQAAKASVAKSERGRTMIDNIGSAMQEIATYAKETYESINVLTQRSAEITRVLGVITDIASQTNLLALNAAIEAAQAGEAGRGFAVVAEEIRKLAEDSRNSAQEIEKLVEDVQKDTQQASSVMETMNKSVSTGSSATTEASAAFNEIAESTNASLALSEDIMNATKEQGESINQVVTITESVVVIAEQTAAGTEEVASSATELSSGMNNYNEKSEELTKVAASLKEFAGQFILRQ; from the coding sequence ATGAAGGTAAAGTCATTTTTTCAAAACATGAACGTGACTATAGGCAAGAAGATACGAACCAGTTTTTTGGTTTTGATTCTAGTCATATTGTTCAACGTCGTATATACCTCACTGACCCTGAACACCAGTATTGGCGTGCTCAATACCATTTCGGACGAAGTGAATCCTACGCTGGAGACGTTAAGAGATTTCAACAACTTGATCTCTGAGAGCAAAACCTACAGTACCAACTGGGTTTATATCAGCACCTATCAGAAAGACAAAGAAAAACTGACGGAAATCCATAATACCCTATATCCCGCTCAAAAGGAGAAGGTATTATCAATGGTCGACAAGATGGAGTTGGCAGAAGAAAAGGAGGAATTAACGTCGATTATTGATTCTTACGAAAAGATTCTGGCTGATCAGAAAACAGTCATGGAAAGTCTTCAAACAGGAATGGACTATGAAGATCCTATGACAGTGTTCATCTGTGAAGATCTGATCGAAAGTAACATTGTGCCGCAAAGTGATGATTTGATCGAGAGGTTAAATGCTACTATAGAAATTAAAAACCAACATTCTGAAGAATTGAAAGAGACCATGCAGTCTTCTTTCAGCAGCCTTACTACCACGATTATTTTCTTAGGTGTTGTGGCAGCAGTATTTGCCTTTTTGATCTCCAACTGGCTGTCTAGAAACATTACTTCCCCAATTAAATATCTACAAGAAACGATAAGCCAAATTCAAATTGGTAAGATCCCTGAAAAAATCACAATCAAGAACAGAGACGAAATTGGCGCCATGAGTGAAGGGATCAATTCGGTGATCGAAGGATTTAGATCTTCTTCCGAATTTGCAGAGCAGATTGGCAAAGGAAACCTGAACGCGGATTTTACTTCATTGAGCAGTGAAGATGCATTAGGAAATGCATTGCTCGCCATGAGAAACAACCTGATCAGAGTAATCGAAGAAACCAACGAAGTGGTGAAGTTGGCTGGACAAGAAGGTATGTTGGAGGCCAGAGTAAACGTGGATGATAAAGACGGGGCCTGGAAAGATTTGGCTTCTGCAGTCAATGATCTATTGCATTCATTTGCTACTCCGATTGTTGAAGTGAAAAGAATTATTGCAGCCATGGCAGAAGGGGATTTGAGACCTCACTACAATGGCGAAGGCAAAGGGGAAATCAGATTGTTGATCGACAGTTTGAATACCGCATCTGATAACCTAAATACCTTGATTGCTAACATCGTGAAGAATGCGGCGATTGTGGATGAATCATCCTTAGAGATGCTGAATGCGAGTGTGGAGATGAATTCGAACACCGACGAAATCGCTTCGGCTATTGCTCAGATGAGCTCTGGCGCTCAGAATCAGGTGGTCAAAGTAGATGAGTCTTCTAATCTGGTAGAAAGCATCCTGAACTCATCCAATGAAATGCGTAGCAAGGCCGAGTCTATCAATCAGGCGGCGAAAGCCAGTGTGGCTAAGAGTGAGCGTGGTAGAACCATGATCGATAATATCGGTAGTGCGATGCAAGAGATTGCTACCTATGCCAAAGAAACTTATGAGTCAATTAATGTATTGACCCAGCGTTCTGCTGAGATCACCAGAGTATTGGGTGTGATCACGGACATTGCTTCTCAGACGAACTTGTTGGCATTGAATGCTGCGATCGAGGCAGCTCAGGCCGGTGAAGCAGGTCGTGGGTTTGCAGTAGTAGCAGAGGAGATTAGAAAGCTGGCGGAGGATTCGAGAAATTCAGCCCAGGAAATCGAAAAGCTGGTAGAAGATGTACAGAAGGATACGCAACAAGCCTCAAGTGTCATGGAGACGATGAACAAGAGTGTTAGTACGGGTTCGTCTGCTACCACTGAGGCTTCAGCCGCCTTTAACGAAATCGCAGAGTCGACTAATGCCTCTCTGGCCTTGTCAGAGGATATCATGAATGCGACTAAAGAACAGGGGGAGAGTATCAATCAGGTAGTAACCATTACCGAATCGGTAGTAGTCATCGCAGAACAAACAGCTGCAGGTACCGAAGAAGTGGCGAGTTCGGCCACAGAACTTTCTTCTGGAATGAACAACTATAACGAAAAATCAGAAGAGCTGACAAAAGTGGCAGCATCTTTGAAGGAGTTTGCAGGACAATTTATCCTTAGACAATAG
- a CDS encoding YfiR family protein: protein MKKTLIIITFLLSAVCVSQQAFAQESKFKALFIYKFSEYVQWPTNPGTLTVGIVGSTDVKEKLASFAATKGGIEVISINSASDAAKCHMLYVPSSEDKNLSLYTNFIAKKSILLVSDNSSKVGNGADIGFFLEGGKLRFKIDKQNIESKKMVPSSKLLALGESIN, encoded by the coding sequence ATGAAAAAGACATTAATAATCATAACTTTCCTACTCTCGGCAGTTTGTGTATCTCAGCAGGCGTTTGCACAGGAGAGTAAGTTTAAGGCCTTGTTTATATATAAATTTTCTGAGTACGTGCAGTGGCCAACCAATCCAGGTACTTTGACAGTAGGGATCGTAGGATCTACCGACGTGAAAGAGAAGTTGGCGAGCTTTGCCGCAACCAAAGGAGGGATAGAAGTAATCTCTATCAATTCTGCATCTGATGCAGCGAAATGTCACATGCTATATGTGCCTTCTTCAGAAGATAAAAACCTTAGCTTGTACACCAATTTCATTGCTAAGAAGAGCATTCTGCTCGTATCTGACAACAGTTCCAAAGTAGGCAACGGTGCGGATATTGGCTTCTTTTTGGAAGGAGGAAAGCTGAGATTCAAAATCGATAAGCAAAACATAGAATCCAAAAAGATGGTGCCTAGTTCCAAACTATTGGCCCTTGGAGAAAGTATTAACTAA
- a CDS encoding TonB-dependent receptor plug domain-containing protein, with translation MKYLNSILLSLALLCLIFTKANAQSDEEILDLSLEELMNMEITSVSKKAERLQDVASAIYVVTSEDISKSGATNLHEVLRNVPGYWGMQSSYSHVFSSVRNSTPVNTDPGTVLYLLDGTPIQDVMGSVFNFHNFDIPLDEIDRIEVIKGSGGTIYGANSATGVVNIFTKNPEKYDGINVKAEGAAPGYAAVSVRAGGKVTEDLAISAYAKYRYFSGWESLAGKYENGDDNPNVTASDFEEDYETSNYYSAGAKLNYNLTDRSKFSARIHFNAYNQNVYTSVYGTDYLISQDDISYLNEVNANRTVANIRFDHDFSESHSLFVRASTNIENDFYQVGGGMNISNSIFDLEIQDNFSLGEFNDLSIGANYRFVNFDIHNINSTDYINYVDPQANESLKGVFIQDKVKLLDGKLNFTLGVKAENYSLVNDKYYLSPMAKASFIASKHITLWGGFTQSYTTPGFNSTNVNLFLFQTPDQATWTGIFTNAVYQQVYENAIQGGADDATAQAQANGYVNSAQGQQDISGLVQTQSAPNIAAKNGSETVPTQFQTWEIGLKSNIGDKFQFNTSLYLNNIADGISESADAIEFDQVSITDDRITDYYLYGNYVKGQSVGSETILKFFPIAGLVMEASHAWNQTEWEYQENSDFDIATVTDDPTPDPAFIPEHIFRFKVDYSFGQGFNVVASLIQTSEFRTESSYIYDSERYASLIENVVFPGYDGATVAENSSRTIINLRVEKKFVEDKLSVYAFGNDISNTGMIADTDNIRNATLSQIGAMYGIGLNYRLK, from the coding sequence ATGAAGTATTTGAACTCAATTTTATTGAGCCTGGCTTTGCTATGCCTAATTTTTACTAAGGCAAACGCTCAAAGTGACGAGGAGATATTGGATTTATCTCTTGAGGAACTGATGAACATGGAGATTACCTCTGTGTCCAAAAAAGCCGAAAGATTGCAGGACGTAGCGTCTGCCATCTATGTAGTGACTTCAGAAGATATCAGCAAGTCTGGTGCGACCAACCTGCACGAAGTATTAAGAAATGTACCAGGATACTGGGGAATGCAAAGCTCATATTCCCATGTATTCTCATCAGTGAGGAATTCAACACCGGTCAACACTGATCCGGGTACAGTGCTTTATTTGTTAGACGGGACTCCTATTCAGGATGTAATGGGGTCAGTTTTTAACTTTCACAATTTTGACATTCCACTAGATGAGATTGATCGTATCGAAGTGATCAAAGGGTCTGGCGGGACAATATATGGAGCCAATTCGGCTACTGGTGTGGTCAATATCTTTACCAAAAACCCAGAGAAGTACGATGGCATCAATGTAAAGGCAGAAGGAGCCGCTCCAGGATATGCAGCTGTGTCCGTAAGGGCAGGAGGAAAGGTGACTGAGGATTTAGCGATTTCAGCATATGCCAAGTACAGATATTTCTCTGGTTGGGAATCTTTGGCGGGTAAATATGAAAATGGTGATGACAATCCGAATGTAACGGCGTCTGACTTTGAGGAGGACTATGAAACATCTAATTATTACAGTGCAGGTGCTAAGTTGAACTATAATTTGACTGATCGATCAAAGTTTTCAGCCAGAATACATTTCAATGCCTACAATCAAAATGTCTACACCAGCGTTTATGGCACAGATTATTTGATTTCGCAAGATGATATTTCTTATCTCAATGAGGTGAATGCCAACCGTACAGTGGCCAACATTAGGTTCGATCACGATTTTAGTGAAAGTCATAGTTTGTTCGTCAGAGCATCTACCAACATCGAGAATGATTTTTATCAAGTTGGAGGAGGAATGAATATTTCCAATTCAATTTTTGATTTGGAAATTCAGGATAACTTTTCGTTAGGTGAGTTTAATGATTTGAGTATAGGTGCCAACTATCGATTTGTCAACTTTGATATTCATAACATCAACTCAACCGACTACATCAACTATGTAGACCCTCAAGCAAATGAAAGCTTAAAAGGAGTTTTTATTCAGGATAAGGTGAAGCTGCTGGATGGTAAATTGAACTTTACTCTCGGTGTAAAAGCGGAAAATTACTCGCTGGTAAACGACAAGTATTATTTGTCTCCCATGGCCAAAGCCTCTTTCATTGCAAGCAAACACATAACCCTGTGGGGAGGGTTTACTCAGTCGTATACCACACCCGGTTTCAATAGTACCAACGTAAACTTGTTCCTTTTTCAAACCCCAGATCAAGCGACATGGACGGGTATTTTTACAAATGCAGTTTATCAGCAAGTTTATGAAAATGCGATCCAGGGAGGAGCAGATGATGCTACAGCACAAGCTCAAGCTAATGGTTATGTTAACTCAGCTCAAGGTCAACAAGATATATCAGGGTTGGTTCAAACTCAGAGCGCGCCCAACATCGCAGCAAAGAATGGGTCCGAAACAGTGCCTACACAATTTCAAACCTGGGAGATTGGTTTGAAATCGAATATTGGAGATAAGTTTCAGTTCAATACGAGTCTCTACTTGAACAACATTGCAGATGGTATCAGTGAGAGTGCAGATGCAATTGAATTTGATCAAGTCTCGATCACAGATGATCGAATCACCGATTACTATCTTTATGGCAATTATGTGAAAGGTCAGTCAGTGGGTTCAGAAACCATTTTGAAGTTTTTCCCAATTGCTGGCTTGGTGATGGAAGCCTCTCATGCCTGGAACCAAACGGAATGGGAATATCAAGAGAATAGCGATTTTGATATAGCTACGGTTACGGACGATCCTACACCAGACCCAGCTTTTATTCCTGAACACATATTCAGGTTCAAAGTGGATTATTCATTTGGTCAGGGTTTCAATGTGGTCGCCAGTTTGATTCAGACTTCTGAATTTAGAACTGAATCTAGTTACATCTATGATTCAGAGCGATATGCATCATTGATCGAGAATGTAGTATTCCCTGGATATGATGGAGCTACGGTGGCTGAAAACAGCAGTAGAACAATCATCAACTTGAGAGTTGAAAAGAAATTTGTAGAAGATAAGTTGTCAGTTTATGCATTCGGTAACGATATCAGTAATACTGGGATGATTGCAGATACAGACAACATAAGAAACGCAACCTTGAGTCAGATTGGCGCCATGTATGGCATTGGCCTCAACTATAGACTCAAATAA
- a CDS encoding PstS family phosphate ABC transporter substrate-binding protein, whose translation MRKIQILSLFILLFSSCSPGKQEKATLRIKGSESMHETFIALKKDFEKLQDTLAIEIEGGGSKTGLMAIHDQSVDIGLSSYAFDLDSVLGSSHGVAEKVVAHDGIVIINNDNNPIGQLTKEQIGKIYRGEIKDWSELGGKPGEILPLVRDGNSGTQKYFSEYFGLDKTSERVEVAEDNKEIVQKVYQDDRRIGFIGFAYVTLHVQDLQLPSNIEKDTFFISPSFNSIRKGEYPLKRDLRIYYQKEGNSRVNSFMTYLASERAQNIIERNGLVPSQSENYLSELTP comes from the coding sequence ATGAGAAAAATTCAAATCCTATCTCTGTTCATTTTACTATTCTCTTCTTGTAGCCCTGGCAAACAAGAAAAAGCTACCCTTAGAATAAAAGGCAGTGAATCAATGCATGAAACATTTATTGCCTTAAAAAAAGATTTTGAAAAGCTCCAGGATACACTGGCTATAGAAATCGAAGGAGGAGGAAGTAAAACGGGTTTGATGGCCATACATGATCAATCGGTAGATATTGGACTGTCTTCCTATGCCTTTGATCTGGATTCAGTACTGGGGTCCAGTCATGGCGTGGCTGAAAAGGTGGTAGCCCATGATGGAATCGTTATCATCAACAACGACAACAACCCCATCGGGCAACTCACAAAAGAACAAATTGGTAAAATCTATCGAGGAGAAATCAAAGACTGGAGCGAACTGGGAGGCAAACCGGGTGAGATACTTCCGCTCGTGAGAGATGGCAACTCCGGTACACAAAAGTACTTTTCAGAGTACTTCGGATTGGATAAAACTTCTGAGCGCGTAGAAGTGGCAGAGGACAACAAGGAAATCGTTCAAAAAGTCTACCAAGATGATCGCAGAATTGGCTTCATCGGATTTGCCTATGTCACCTTGCATGTACAAGACCTGCAACTGCCTTCCAACATAGAAAAAGACACTTTCTTTATTTCTCCTTCGTTCAATTCTATCAGAAAAGGTGAGTACCCTTTGAAGCGTGATTTGAGAATATACTATCAAAAGGAAGGGAACAGTCGAGTCAATTCGTTTATGACCTACCTGGCCTCCGAAAGAGCCCAAAACATCATCGAAAGAAATGGGTTGGTACCCAGCCAATCAGAAAACTATTTAAGCGAACTGACCCCATAA
- a CDS encoding TonB-dependent receptor, which produces MKLLQAVFIVLFLFPWILRAQDFGQLDVKVSNKTGPLEFVSVGLQGTHYGGSTEESGRISIPKVPYGEYQLLVRMVGYKSIKQSIVLDQSKLAIELIMEEESTALDEVVISGTMTEISKMESAVSVDVYSPKFFKANPNPSVFESMQNVNGVRPQINCNVCNTGDIHINGLEGPYTMILIDGMPIVSGLSTVYGLTGIPQALIERVEVVKGPASTLYGSEAVGGLLNLITKTADRAPKVSADVFATSWGEINSDLGYKFNVGKNLQSIVGLNYFYYQNPIDNNGDNFTDLTLQDRISVFNKWTMKRKQGRQFSIAGRYVYEDRWGGEMQWTPENRGGTDVYGESIYTRRWEVFGVYQLPFRETINFQFSANGHNQDSYYGDLSYQAQQNIYFNQLTWHKSIERHNLLVGAAYRVTYYNDNTVATEDEHLTYLPGLFVQDEFEINSQHKLLAGMRFDYNSIHGEILSPRLNYKWTSMDKKNTIRLSIGNGYRVANVFTEDHAALTGARDVVFEEELDPERSWNTNLNFVKKMTTSNQTFIGVDATAFYTYFDNRIVPDYESDPNEIRYGNLDGSAVSKGVSLNLDLSWQNGLNALVGATVMDVRLDENGESKRQLLTEQVSGVWNVGYTFGASLISVDYTGNLYGPMRLPLLGELDDRSDYSPWFSIQNIQVTKKFVNGLEIYGGVKNLLNFTPPANSIARAHDPFDENVQFDTNGNVLSTPENPNALTFDPSYVYAPNQGIRGFLGLRYTLHQ; this is translated from the coding sequence ATGAAGTTGCTACAAGCGGTATTTATTGTTTTATTCTTGTTCCCTTGGATCTTGAGAGCTCAGGATTTTGGTCAACTGGATGTAAAAGTTTCTAATAAAACCGGGCCGTTAGAGTTTGTGAGTGTGGGGTTGCAAGGCACGCACTACGGTGGTTCGACGGAGGAATCAGGTAGGATATCAATACCTAAAGTGCCTTATGGAGAATATCAACTTTTAGTGAGAATGGTTGGATATAAGTCAATCAAGCAATCTATTGTTTTGGATCAGTCAAAACTGGCCATCGAGCTGATAATGGAAGAGGAAAGTACGGCGCTAGATGAGGTGGTGATATCAGGCACGATGACTGAGATTAGTAAAATGGAAAGTGCTGTATCGGTTGATGTTTACTCGCCTAAGTTTTTCAAAGCCAATCCTAACCCCTCAGTATTCGAATCCATGCAAAATGTAAATGGGGTGCGCCCGCAGATCAATTGTAATGTATGTAATACGGGAGATATTCATATCAATGGCTTAGAAGGACCATACACGATGATATTGATCGATGGTATGCCGATTGTGAGTGGCCTGTCTACTGTATATGGTTTGACGGGTATTCCTCAGGCCTTGATTGAAAGGGTAGAGGTGGTAAAGGGGCCTGCATCGACCCTTTATGGCTCGGAGGCAGTCGGTGGTTTGCTGAACCTGATTACCAAAACAGCAGATCGTGCTCCTAAGGTTTCTGCAGATGTTTTTGCTACGAGCTGGGGAGAGATCAATTCCGATCTTGGTTATAAATTCAATGTGGGGAAAAACCTTCAGTCAATTGTAGGTTTGAACTACTTCTATTACCAAAACCCTATCGATAACAACGGAGATAATTTTACTGATCTGACGCTGCAGGATCGTATTTCAGTTTTCAATAAATGGACGATGAAAAGAAAGCAAGGCAGGCAGTTTTCGATAGCGGGGCGCTATGTCTATGAGGATCGCTGGGGAGGCGAAATGCAATGGACTCCCGAGAATCGTGGGGGAACGGATGTCTATGGAGAAAGTATTTATACCCGTAGATGGGAGGTTTTCGGTGTCTATCAATTGCCCTTTCGTGAGACCATCAATTTTCAGTTTAGCGCCAATGGTCACAACCAGGATTCGTACTACGGCGACTTGTCCTATCAAGCACAGCAGAACATTTATTTCAATCAATTGACCTGGCATAAGAGTATTGAGCGACACAACCTACTGGTAGGTGCGGCCTATCGGGTCACTTACTACAATGACAATACCGTCGCTACAGAGGATGAGCACCTGACCTATTTGCCTGGATTGTTTGTGCAGGACGAATTTGAAATCAATTCGCAGCATAAACTTTTGGCGGGAATGCGATTCGATTACAATTCCATTCATGGAGAAATATTATCTCCTCGCCTAAATTATAAATGGACTAGTATGGACAAAAAGAATACGATACGCCTGAGTATTGGCAATGGTTATCGGGTCGCCAATGTCTTTACTGAAGATCATGCTGCCCTGACAGGAGCCAGAGATGTGGTATTCGAGGAGGAGTTGGATCCTGAGCGATCTTGGAACACCAACCTCAACTTTGTGAAAAAAATGACGACCAGCAATCAGACTTTCATAGGTGTAGATGCGACCGCTTTTTACACCTATTTCGACAACCGTATCGTGCCGGATTATGAAAGCGATCCTAACGAGATACGATATGGCAATCTGGATGGGTCGGCAGTTTCTAAAGGAGTTTCGCTCAACCTCGATCTTTCCTGGCAAAATGGACTCAATGCCCTGGTAGGCGCTACTGTAATGGATGTACGATTAGACGAAAATGGAGAGAGCAAAAGGCAACTGCTGACTGAACAGGTATCTGGGGTATGGAATGTGGGATACACCTTCGGAGCGAGTTTGATATCGGTCGATTATACGGGCAATCTCTATGGCCCCATGCGATTGCCCTTATTGGGCGAGCTGGATGATCGAAGTGATTATTCGCCCTGGTTTAGCATTCAGAATATTCAGGTTACTAAAAAGTTTGTCAATGGCCTGGAGATCTATGGAGGGGTCAAAAACCTGCTGAATTTTACTCCGCCGGCCAATAGCATTGCCAGAGCGCATGATCCTTTTGATGAAAATGTACAATTTGATACGAATGGAAATGTATTGAGTACAC